The Pradoshia eiseniae genome includes a window with the following:
- a CDS encoding D-ribose ABC transporter substrate-binding protein, with protein MKKFSILVLAVFMSIVLAACSMESGGGSSSESDSSSKDDEVVIGFSVSTLNNPFFVSLSDAAEEKAKSEEAKITVVDAQDDASKQASDIEDLIQQKVDLIMINPVDSSAIASAVESANSAGIPVITVDRSSEGGEVVSHIASDNKAGGEMAGEYLLSQVDKGAKIAVLEGVAGSSAAIDRGEGFEKAVEGQVDIVASLTANFDRSEGLTVMENILQANPDVKAVFAQNDEMALGALEAIQAEGKDIVVVGFDATDDAVAKVDAGEMAATVAQQPGLIGETAVKTAVAYLNGDEPQDFIPVDLELVTKK; from the coding sequence ATGAAAAAGTTTTCAATTCTTGTACTGGCTGTATTTATGTCTATTGTACTGGCTGCTTGTTCGATGGAATCGGGTGGAGGTTCTTCATCTGAATCTGATTCCTCTTCCAAGGATGATGAGGTTGTCATTGGCTTCTCTGTATCTACATTAAATAACCCATTCTTTGTTTCTTTAAGTGATGCTGCTGAAGAAAAAGCAAAGAGTGAAGAAGCAAAAATCACGGTTGTAGACGCTCAAGATGATGCTTCTAAGCAAGCATCTGATATCGAGGACTTAATTCAGCAGAAGGTAGACTTGATCATGATTAACCCAGTGGATTCCTCTGCCATTGCATCTGCTGTTGAATCAGCTAATAGTGCTGGCATTCCAGTGATCACGGTAGACCGTTCCTCTGAAGGTGGAGAGGTAGTATCCCACATTGCCTCTGATAATAAAGCCGGCGGTGAAATGGCAGGCGAATACTTGCTTTCTCAAGTAGATAAAGGGGCTAAGATAGCCGTATTAGAAGGAGTAGCAGGTTCCTCAGCAGCTATTGATCGCGGGGAAGGTTTTGAGAAAGCGGTTGAAGGTCAAGTGGATATCGTAGCGAGCCTTACAGCGAACTTTGACCGTTCCGAAGGATTAACGGTTATGGAGAACATTCTTCAGGCTAATCCGGATGTAAAAGCAGTATTTGCCCAGAATGATGAAATGGCATTAGGCGCTCTTGAAGCGATTCAAGCTGAAGGAAAAGATATTGTAGTAGTTGGTTTTGATGCGACAGATGATGCGGTAGCAAAAGTTGATGCAGGCGAAATGGCCGCAACCGTTGCCCAACAGCCTGGATTGATTGGTGAAACGGCCGTGAAAACAGCTGTAGCATATTTAAATGGTGATGAACCACAAGACTTCATTCCAGTAGATTTGGAATTAGTAACGAAAAAGTAA
- the rbsK gene encoding ribokinase → MITVIGSINMDLVCETNNLPKHGETVLGGRFETVPGGKGANQAVAAARLGSSITMIGAVGHDSFGSVLKQKLEDEKVDTSYIECVSTNTGIANIIVYNGDNQIIVVPGANFQVTPSMVGKHRELISQSAMVIMQLEIPPQTVEYILELCRELHVPVILNPAPAENFQIEWMDKITYLTPNETEVTEIFGTSPEQAVRQYPNQLIVTLGESGAMYFDGRDIIKVDGYPVVPVDTTGAGDTFNGAFAHAITEGKSIKEAVRFANIAGSLSVEKFGAQGGMPTEAEVVARMKGAAL, encoded by the coding sequence ATGATTACGGTTATCGGAAGTATCAATATGGATTTAGTTTGTGAAACAAATAATCTCCCGAAACATGGAGAAACCGTCCTAGGCGGGCGATTTGAAACCGTACCTGGAGGCAAGGGAGCCAATCAAGCAGTTGCTGCGGCGCGCTTAGGAAGTTCAATCACGATGATAGGCGCGGTCGGACATGACAGCTTTGGCTCAGTGCTAAAGCAAAAACTGGAGGATGAGAAGGTAGACACAAGCTATATAGAATGTGTAAGCACCAATACGGGGATTGCCAATATTATTGTCTACAATGGCGATAATCAAATTATTGTCGTTCCCGGAGCTAACTTTCAGGTGACCCCATCTATGGTGGGAAAACACAGGGAGTTGATTAGTCAATCAGCGATGGTCATCATGCAGCTGGAGATCCCGCCTCAGACGGTGGAGTACATCTTGGAATTATGCAGGGAATTACATGTACCAGTCATTTTAAATCCGGCTCCGGCAGAGAATTTTCAAATCGAGTGGATGGACAAGATTACATATCTGACCCCGAATGAGACAGAGGTAACAGAGATATTCGGCACATCACCTGAACAAGCTGTCCGCCAGTATCCGAATCAATTAATTGTGACTCTTGGTGAAAGCGGAGCGATGTACTTTGATGGCCGAGATATCATCAAAGTAGATGGCTACCCGGTCGTACCTGTTGATACAACCGGGGCAGGGGACACATTTAATGGAGCGTTTGCTCATGCGATTACAGAAGGGAAATCCATTAAGGAAGCTGTCCGTTTTGCGAATATTGCCGGGTCATTGTCCGTTGAGAAATTTGGGGCTCAAGGCGGCATGCCTACCGAAGCGGAAGTGGTAGCCAGGATGAAGGGGGCAGCGCTATGA
- a CDS encoding ABC transporter permease subunit: MSKVNYKELLPKLGPLFGLLLLIVVLTLLNPNFLTVSNLLNVLRQVSISGLIAFGMTFVILTGGIDLSVGSTLALTGAVAASLIASGTDPIIAMGVALVLGLILGAINGIIITKGRVAPFIATLATMTVYRGLTLVYTEGKPVSGLGDSVAFQMFGKGYFLGIPVPVITTILAFIVLYLILHKTNFGRRVYAVGGNEEASKLSGINTDRVKIWVYAITGLLASVSALILTSRLNSAQPTAGESYELDAIAAVVLGGTSLTGGRGWIFGTLVGVLIIGVLNNGMNLIGVSSFFQQVVKGVVILLAVMLDRKKQA, encoded by the coding sequence TTGTCCAAAGTAAATTATAAAGAATTACTGCCAAAGCTCGGCCCTCTATTTGGATTGTTATTGCTAATTGTGGTCTTAACATTGCTTAACCCCAATTTCTTAACGGTATCGAATCTATTAAATGTACTCAGGCAGGTTTCCATAAGCGGATTGATTGCATTCGGTATGACATTTGTTATTCTGACTGGCGGCATTGATCTATCCGTTGGTTCCACGCTGGCATTAACCGGAGCTGTAGCTGCTAGTCTTATAGCAAGCGGGACAGACCCCATTATTGCCATGGGTGTAGCCCTCGTTCTCGGTTTAATCCTGGGAGCAATCAATGGAATTATCATCACAAAGGGCAGGGTTGCACCATTTATCGCAACACTGGCTACCATGACGGTTTATCGTGGATTAACGCTTGTTTATACAGAAGGTAAACCAGTCTCCGGACTAGGTGATTCAGTCGCATTCCAGATGTTTGGGAAAGGATACTTCCTAGGCATTCCTGTACCTGTCATCACCACAATCCTGGCATTTATTGTCCTTTATCTCATTCTTCATAAAACAAACTTTGGCCGCCGCGTATATGCCGTTGGCGGAAATGAAGAAGCATCTAAATTATCGGGTATCAACACAGATCGTGTGAAGATTTGGGTATATGCCATCACAGGGCTTTTAGCTTCTGTGTCTGCTCTAATCCTGACCTCCAGATTGAATTCCGCTCAGCCAACGGCAGGGGAATCTTATGAGCTTGATGCCATCGCGGCTGTTGTACTTGGTGGCACTTCGCTGACGGGAGGAAGAGGATGGATATTTGGCACATTGGTTGGGGTCTTAATTATAGGTGTTTTAAATAATGGAATGAACTTAATTGGGGTATCTTCATTCTTCCAACAAGTTGTGAAGGGTGTAGTTATATTACTAGCAGTAATGCTAGATAGAAAGAAACAAGCATAA
- a CDS encoding ADP-ribosylglycohydrolase family protein, whose protein sequence is MIGAIIGDIVGSRFEFNNHKSKEFELFHEDCRVTDDSIMTLAIAKALMETEKVIQSSTAMEDDSEYDSLLNRMSVTCMQRLGRMYPNCGFGGKFSQWIFKDSPEPYNSFGNGAAMRISPVGLFARTEREVRRLSGIITETTHNHDEGMKGSEAAAMAIFMAKHGYTKSEIRHSINRDYYQLDFTMDEIRGTYTFDVTCQGTVPQAIVAFLESASFEDAIRTAISIGGDSDTLAAITGAIAEAYYGVPDILREKALTYLDHELRTIYDEWCKFNKSESSPGKFHVLTKYIGKISEADSFGEWVIDNENDGTAENPIHMPFVHYKELVDSFVKEFYQFSSSHREYELTDYLSILERKGLTLASASMHDVDSLDAQCILALMMGAIRADRFSEGTLLSLFKDGSVEKWLKRLKSIDDENSEMEIE, encoded by the coding sequence ATGATTGGAGCCATTATAGGTGATATTGTTGGATCACGTTTTGAATTTAATAATCATAAAAGCAAGGAATTTGAACTCTTTCATGAGGATTGTCGGGTGACAGATGACAGTATTATGACGCTTGCCATTGCAAAAGCCCTTATGGAGACGGAGAAAGTTATTCAGTCTTCTACCGCAATGGAGGATGATTCTGAATATGACTCACTCCTTAACCGAATGTCGGTTACATGTATGCAGAGATTAGGGCGCATGTATCCGAATTGTGGTTTTGGCGGGAAGTTTTCGCAATGGATTTTCAAAGATAGTCCTGAACCTTATAACAGTTTTGGGAACGGAGCGGCGATGCGGATAAGTCCTGTGGGCTTATTCGCAAGAACGGAGAGGGAGGTAAGACGATTATCCGGGATTATCACCGAGACAACGCATAATCATGATGAGGGGATGAAAGGTTCCGAAGCTGCAGCGATGGCTATTTTTATGGCAAAACATGGATACACCAAAAGTGAAATCCGACATTCGATTAACAGAGATTATTATCAATTGGATTTTACGATGGATGAGATCAGAGGCACCTATACCTTTGATGTGACATGTCAAGGCACTGTCCCGCAGGCGATTGTAGCTTTCCTAGAATCAGCCTCGTTTGAAGATGCCATTCGGACGGCCATTTCCATTGGTGGTGACAGTGATACGCTGGCAGCCATTACTGGGGCTATTGCGGAAGCCTATTATGGGGTTCCAGATATTTTGAGAGAGAAGGCCTTAACCTATTTAGATCATGAGCTCCGTACTATTTACGATGAATGGTGCAAGTTTAATAAAAGTGAAAGCTCTCCTGGTAAGTTTCACGTACTAACAAAATATATAGGAAAAATAAGCGAGGCCGATTCCTTCGGAGAATGGGTGATTGATAACGAAAACGATGGCACAGCGGAAAATCCGATTCATATGCCATTTGTCCATTATAAAGAGCTTGTCGATTCATTTGTCAAAGAGTTTTATCAATTCTCCTCAAGCCATCGAGAGTATGAATTGACCGATTATCTATCCATTCTAGAGAGGAAGGGTCTTACATTGGCTAGTGCTAGTATGCATGACGTGGATTCTCTGGATGCTCAATGTATTCTAGCGCTAATGATGGGGGCCATTCGTGCGGATCGATTCAGTGAGGGCACGCTGCTGAGTTTGTTTAAGGATGGTTCAGTTGAGAAGTGGTTAAAGAGGCTGAAATCGATTGATGATGAAAATAGTGAAATGGAAATTGAGTGA
- a CDS encoding SMI1/KNR4 family protein: protein MAHNIWEKDDEYKPKPVSDELVHTAEAKLQVTLPPSYKELLKQQNGGRFIHNAHPAPQHEDFDEPFIEVEYIEGIGKNDGILESEELIEEWELPKGLVLFSGDGHTWLAFDYRETNANPPIVYVDNYDEFPQVIKIADNFDEFLENLYTAEIELLDEDDEEYSPVTYSKEEFENMMKQDDVDSLYNILEYDNYEVDADEDWYIGKLLQLSTHHDDDIRTSVAYNIWNWYTSELDSERLNQFINIFQADTDSDIRSYAEMILEKISYSLEDLKREMYDQNSDYGYDVISRIRYKGNSHFIIQREGKWILESRGEEDQHFNSIEEFFEKATLGGIPLAEAWGDVRKL, encoded by the coding sequence GTGGCACATAATATATGGGAAAAAGATGATGAATATAAGCCGAAGCCAGTCAGTGATGAATTGGTTCATACGGCTGAAGCTAAGCTGCAAGTAACTTTGCCTCCATCCTATAAAGAACTATTAAAACAACAAAATGGCGGAAGGTTCATACATAATGCCCACCCCGCTCCCCAGCATGAAGATTTTGACGAACCCTTCATCGAGGTCGAGTACATCGAAGGCATTGGGAAAAATGACGGAATACTGGAAAGCGAAGAATTAATCGAGGAATGGGAATTGCCTAAGGGTCTAGTCTTATTCAGTGGAGATGGTCATACGTGGCTGGCATTTGATTATCGGGAGACGAATGCTAATCCGCCAATCGTCTATGTGGACAATTATGATGAGTTTCCTCAGGTGATTAAAATCGCCGATAACTTTGATGAGTTCCTGGAAAATCTTTATACAGCTGAAATCGAACTGCTCGATGAGGATGATGAAGAATATTCTCCAGTTACCTATAGCAAGGAAGAGTTTGAAAACATGATGAAGCAAGATGATGTGGATAGTCTATATAACATTCTTGAATATGATAATTATGAAGTCGATGCAGATGAGGATTGGTATATCGGAAAACTCTTGCAATTAAGCACGCATCATGATGATGATATCAGAACGTCCGTCGCATATAATATTTGGAATTGGTATACCTCCGAACTTGATAGCGAACGGCTGAACCAGTTCATCAATATATTCCAAGCAGATACAGATTCCGATATCAGGAGTTATGCAGAAATGATCTTAGAGAAAATCAGTTACTCCTTAGAAGATTTAAAGAGAGAGATGTACGACCAAAACAGCGATTACGGATATGATGTCATCTCGAGAATCAGGTATAAGGGGAATAGCCACTTTATCATCCAGAGGGAAGGCAAATGGATACTAGAAAGCCGTGGCGAAGAGGATCAGCATTTCAATTCAATTGAGGAGTTTTTTGAAAAGGCTACGCTTGGCGGGATTCCGCTTGCGGAAGCTTGGGGTGATGTAAGGAAGCTTTAA
- a CDS encoding LacI family DNA-binding transcriptional regulator gives MTTIRDVAKRAGVSVATVSRYFNNGYVSEKTREKVEEAIEILAYQPSHIARSLNTKQTKAIGLIIPDIMNPFFPELARAVEDVAVANGYTLILCNSDEQGEKEKNYIETLSRKYVAGMILATSELEKKYYEQLNVPIVALDRPIGSGFPTVMTRNEEGAQLGTEYLIKQNARHIACLRGPEGLRPAEDRLKGFVKAISKTSVSITVVPCPFEFKESEKIVKNLLQKDETIDAIFACSDISAIGAIKAAHSLGIRIPDQVQIMGFDGISLGEMMNPSLATVAQNIYELGSRATEMLIKQIDGNTIDRLDEYVSPQLIIRESVKGASK, from the coding sequence ATGACTACGATAAGAGATGTTGCCAAACGAGCTGGTGTCTCAGTAGCGACTGTATCCCGTTACTTTAATAATGGATATGTCAGCGAGAAAACACGCGAGAAGGTAGAAGAAGCCATCGAGATACTGGCATACCAGCCAAGCCATATTGCTAGGTCGCTCAACACGAAACAAACGAAGGCAATCGGGCTTATCATTCCTGATATTATGAATCCGTTCTTTCCTGAGCTGGCTAGAGCTGTAGAGGATGTGGCTGTTGCCAATGGATACACGCTCATCTTATGCAATTCTGATGAGCAGGGAGAGAAAGAAAAGAATTATATTGAAACCTTATCGAGGAAATATGTTGCTGGTATGATTCTGGCGACTAGTGAGTTGGAGAAGAAATATTATGAGCAGTTGAATGTGCCAATTGTCGCATTGGACCGGCCGATCGGGAGCGGTTTTCCGACCGTTATGACAAGGAATGAAGAAGGAGCGCAGCTTGGCACAGAGTATTTAATCAAACAAAATGCGCGCCATATTGCTTGCTTAAGAGGGCCGGAAGGATTAAGGCCGGCAGAAGATCGTTTAAAAGGATTTGTGAAAGCGATTTCAAAGACTTCGGTCTCTATTACGGTTGTTCCTTGTCCTTTTGAATTTAAGGAATCTGAGAAAATCGTGAAGAATCTATTACAAAAAGATGAAACGATTGATGCCATATTTGCATGCAGTGATATATCAGCCATTGGCGCCATAAAAGCGGCTCATTCTTTAGGAATCCGTATTCCTGATCAGGTACAAATAATGGGCTTTGATGGAATTAGCTTGGGAGAAATGATGAATCCGAGCTTAGCCACAGTCGCCCAAAATATATATGAGCTTGGATCAAGAGCAACGGAAATGCTAATCAAACAAATCGATGGAAACACAATCGATCGGTTAGATGAATATGTTTCCCCACAATTAATCATACGAGAATCAGTCAAGGGGGCTAGTAAATGA
- the rbsD gene encoding D-ribose pyranase: MKKKGILNRELAGIFGKLGHTDQIVIADCGLPVPEGTKCIDLSYKIGEPGFLPVVEAVLEDLEVEQAVIAEEMEENNQSLHTWINKRFKDIQVVSHEDFKERTKSAKVIIRTGEATPYANIILQSGVIF; encoded by the coding sequence ATGAAGAAGAAGGGGATTTTGAATCGTGAGCTTGCAGGGATTTTTGGCAAGCTGGGCCATACGGATCAAATTGTTATTGCCGATTGCGGTCTGCCTGTACCAGAAGGAACAAAGTGTATCGACCTATCCTACAAAATAGGTGAGCCTGGTTTTTTGCCAGTAGTTGAAGCTGTTTTGGAGGATTTAGAAGTTGAACAGGCCGTTATCGCCGAAGAGATGGAAGAGAATAATCAATCTCTCCATACATGGATTAATAAGCGTTTTAAAGATATACAGGTGGTTTCTCATGAGGATTTTAAGGAGCGGACAAAATCAGCCAAGGTGATTATTCGTACAGGCGAAGCAACTCCATATGCCAACATCATTTTACAAAGCGGAGTTATCTTTTAA
- a CDS encoding sugar ABC transporter ATP-binding protein, translated as MIQMSGISKAFNGNVVLNNAQFELKQGEIHALMGENGAGKSTLMKILAGIYTKDSGEVRVNGKLMDFKSTKDSEKEGIHVIHQELNILPDLSVAENLFLGKEYTYKLGFLKQKKMEKEAKELLAKLGLHINPKKRAGDLSVGKQQIIEIAKAIASDAKYIVMDEPTAALTDREIMTLFQTIRELKSKGISFVYISHRMEEIFSICDKITVLRDGQYVGVKRIEETSFDEIVSMMVGRALGNRFPIRESNIGEIKLEVRGLSADEAFDDVSFTLRKGEVLALAGLMGAGRTEVAETLFGYRKASKGEILIDNQPVKMKDPIEAMKYGIGYVSEDRKSKGLVLDFSIKENIMLANLEKGSKGGFIQPKKEEKLVDHHMKQLRIRASSAEQLVKSLSGGNQQKVVIAKWLETNPEILILDEPTRGVDIGAKKEIYQIINQLAESGVAILMISSELPEVIGMADRVIVMQEGKLTGVVEKHEMTQERIMHFATGGEKVVQSKL; from the coding sequence ATGATACAAATGTCAGGGATTTCGAAAGCATTCAATGGAAATGTCGTTTTGAACAATGCTCAGTTTGAATTAAAGCAGGGTGAGATTCATGCCCTAATGGGAGAAAATGGAGCTGGAAAATCGACCTTGATGAAAATTCTGGCGGGAATCTATACAAAGGATAGCGGCGAAGTAAGAGTGAACGGGAAACTGATGGACTTTAAGTCAACGAAGGATTCTGAGAAAGAGGGTATTCATGTCATTCACCAGGAATTGAATATCTTGCCGGATCTCTCTGTTGCTGAGAACTTATTCCTTGGAAAAGAATACACGTACAAGCTAGGATTCCTGAAACAAAAGAAAATGGAAAAAGAAGCGAAAGAATTGCTGGCCAAGCTTGGCCTGCACATAAATCCGAAAAAAAGAGCAGGAGATCTATCCGTCGGTAAACAGCAAATCATCGAAATTGCGAAGGCTATTGCTTCTGATGCGAAATATATTGTCATGGATGAACCGACAGCTGCGCTGACTGACCGTGAAATCATGACCCTTTTTCAAACGATTAGAGAATTGAAAAGCAAAGGGATATCCTTTGTCTATATATCTCACCGGATGGAAGAAATATTTTCAATTTGTGATAAGATTACCGTTTTAAGGGACGGGCAGTATGTTGGGGTGAAACGAATTGAGGAAACAAGCTTTGATGAGATTGTTTCCATGATGGTCGGGCGAGCGCTTGGTAATCGGTTTCCGATAAGGGAATCTAATATTGGTGAGATAAAGCTTGAGGTGCGTGGGTTAAGTGCTGATGAAGCTTTTGATGATGTATCATTCACGCTGAGAAAGGGCGAGGTGCTAGCGCTGGCCGGTCTAATGGGAGCGGGTCGTACGGAGGTTGCTGAAACATTATTTGGCTATCGGAAGGCTTCCAAGGGTGAGATTCTAATAGATAATCAGCCCGTTAAAATGAAAGATCCGATTGAGGCCATGAAGTATGGTATTGGTTATGTATCAGAGGACAGAAAATCGAAAGGATTAGTCCTGGATTTTTCGATAAAGGAAAATATCATGCTGGCTAATCTGGAAAAAGGTTCGAAGGGCGGGTTCATTCAGCCCAAAAAGGAAGAGAAACTGGTCGATCATCATATGAAACAATTACGCATCCGGGCCTCAAGTGCAGAGCAGCTGGTGAAATCCCTGTCAGGGGGGAACCAGCAAAAAGTGGTCATCGCAAAATGGCTTGAAACAAACCCTGAGATATTAATACTCGATGAGCCTACACGTGGTGTTGATATCGGAGCCAAAAAAGAAATCTATCAGATTATTAATCAATTAGCTGAATCAGGTGTAGCGATATTGATGATTTCTTCAGAACTACCTGAGGTGATCGGAATGGCTGATAGAGTCATCGTCATGCAGGAAGGCAAATTAACGGGCGTAGTAGAAAAACATGAAATGACACAAGAGCGGATCATGCATTTTGCGACAGGAGGAGAGAAAGTTGTCCAAAGTAAATTATAA
- a CDS encoding DUF2711 family protein, whose translation MEIKVVPAPHRYAICAWEDMSIKEFYRGVFDEVFIFFHPFIKPVTIEYELFEPDTYPSKSQIIQHCEGVTWEEFIDLSGITSIRQLDIGLRTSILGLGEKFADESAAKIIWDVCEWNQLIPPCKGHFPELLINKILHSVQGIGHDWIWGGDEFCTERKLELINDLIDEDEIAYRNLFTHDQQLLLTTHWDSHFSLLCSDKKTIAHIVNECSLEGFYCNEETQIYWSVWN comes from the coding sequence ATGGAAATAAAGGTGGTGCCTGCACCACATCGATATGCCATTTGTGCCTGGGAGGATATGTCGATAAAGGAATTTTACCGAGGGGTATTTGATGAGGTATTTATATTTTTCCATCCTTTTATTAAGCCGGTGACCATTGAGTATGAATTGTTTGAACCTGATACCTATCCAAGCAAAAGTCAAATCATCCAGCATTGTGAGGGTGTGACTTGGGAGGAGTTTATCGATTTATCTGGAATAACGTCCATCAGACAATTGGATATTGGGCTCAGAACAAGTATTCTCGGTTTAGGGGAAAAGTTTGCTGATGAATCTGCAGCTAAGATTATTTGGGATGTATGTGAATGGAATCAATTAATTCCTCCTTGTAAGGGGCATTTTCCTGAGCTGCTCATCAATAAGATTCTCCATTCTGTTCAAGGGATTGGGCATGATTGGATATGGGGAGGGGACGAGTTTTGTACGGAAAGGAAGCTGGAGTTAATCAATGATTTAATTGATGAAGATGAAATCGCGTATCGAAACCTATTCACCCATGATCAACAGCTTCTATTAACCACCCATTGGGATAGCCATTTTTCCCTTTTGTGTTCAGATAAAAAGACCATTGCTCATATTGTGAATGAATGTAGTTTGGAAGGCTTCTATTGCAATGAAGAGACGCAGATTTATTGGAGTGTGTGGAACTAG